The Methanobacterium lacus genome includes a region encoding these proteins:
- a CDS encoding DUF128 domain-containing protein translates to MPQETDRKMMEILRILADRDEVLGAKTIAEELKKKGYDLGERAVRYHMRILDEKGFTERIGYAGRQITNKGHKELDKGLIYDQVDFIFSKFEDMIHQTTLNPSDGTGKVIVNTSSFKYEKDIIDLLKSVFERGVAVSNYVKFHNTPVEGEELKFDTVCGTTIDGMLLGKGIPVIPKYGGIVKVNDYVPTRFTELISYKKTSMTPLEAFTDKNMTSVLKVIENGNGTIPANFRLIPKSARASAASLFKDLEKIGIHGLLKMGKEGESVLGIPVDDNMVGIAVTGGISPLCAAKEAGYDVNIKLAENNVEFKGMENFVDSTSILKITGPEKADKVKFLLSKTWNLIYQVDFDVETHAGNVITNVSYIRKQDLDDAMDIFEEVMKVGPKFCTSKYFATVPGNEKDKVGIATVCSLTIDGILTKHGVSTTPQYGGILETNSKQPRFIELTAYNGSSLDPHEIYIAKNMTSVNEAIKGGGRVLASLREIPYVSRQDAVEVLEEVQDAGFSILKIGKPSELVYNAKVERYHVGIVAPGGLNPIAALKEHGMDVEPKAVETMMKVSDMEEF, encoded by the coding sequence ATGCCGCAAGAGACTGATCGTAAAATGATGGAAATTCTGCGTATTTTGGCAGACCGGGATGAAGTGCTGGGAGCCAAAACCATAGCAGAAGAACTCAAAAAGAAAGGTTACGACCTTGGAGAAAGGGCAGTGCGATATCACATGCGAATTTTGGATGAAAAAGGATTTACTGAACGTATAGGATACGCAGGAAGACAAATAACTAATAAAGGACATAAAGAACTAGATAAAGGACTGATCTACGACCAAGTAGACTTCATCTTCTCCAAGTTTGAGGATATGATCCATCAAACAACACTGAACCCCTCAGATGGAACTGGAAAAGTCATAGTCAACACATCCTCATTCAAATATGAAAAAGACATAATTGACCTGCTTAAATCTGTATTTGAAAGGGGAGTGGCCGTGAGTAACTATGTGAAGTTCCATAATACCCCTGTTGAAGGAGAGGAATTAAAGTTTGATACTGTTTGTGGTACAACCATCGATGGTATGCTGCTTGGAAAGGGGATACCAGTCATACCCAAGTATGGAGGTATTGTAAAGGTCAATGATTATGTTCCAACTAGGTTCACCGAGTTAATATCCTACAAAAAGACTTCAATGACTCCGCTTGAGGCGTTTACAGATAAAAACATGACATCTGTTTTGAAAGTAATAGAAAATGGAAACGGAACCATACCTGCAAATTTTAGGCTTATACCGAAAAGTGCCAGGGCCAGTGCAGCTTCATTGTTCAAGGATCTCGAAAAAATTGGGATTCATGGACTTTTAAAGATGGGTAAAGAAGGAGAATCTGTTCTCGGTATACCAGTCGATGATAACATGGTTGGAATAGCTGTTACCGGCGGAATTTCACCATTATGCGCTGCTAAAGAAGCAGGATACGATGTGAATATTAAACTAGCTGAGAACAACGTGGAATTTAAAGGAATGGAAAATTTTGTGGATTCCACTTCTATTTTAAAAATTACAGGTCCAGAAAAGGCAGATAAAGTCAAGTTTTTACTATCTAAAACTTGGAATTTGATCTACCAAGTAGATTTTGATGTTGAAACTCATGCAGGAAATGTCATAACCAATGTTTCTTACATCAGAAAACAGGATCTTGATGATGCCATGGACATCTTTGAAGAAGTAATGAAAGTTGGACCCAAGTTCTGCACAAGTAAATATTTCGCCACAGTTCCTGGTAACGAAAAGGATAAAGTAGGAATAGCCACAGTATGCAGCCTGACCATAGATGGGATACTCACAAAACATGGGGTGTCAACCACACCACAGTACGGAGGAATCTTAGAAACCAATTCCAAACAGCCACGTTTCATTGAATTAACAGCATACAACGGCTCATCATTGGATCCCCATGAAATATATATAGCCAAGAACATGACCTCAGTTAATGAAGCAATTAAGGGAGGGGGCCGAGTTCTAGCTAGTTTAAGAGAAATTCCATATGTTTCACGTCAGGATGCTGTGGAAGTGCTTGAAGAAGTGCAGGATGCTGGATTTTCGATACTTAAAATAGGCAAACCAAGTGAACTTGTTTACAATGCCAAAGTTGAACGTTACCATGTTGGAATTGTAGCCCCTGGAGGATTAAACCCCATTGCTGCGTTGAAAGAGCATGGCATGGATGTTGAACCTAAGGCAGTTGAAACCATGATGAAGGTTTCTGATATGGAAGAATTCTAA
- the glnA gene encoding type I glutamate--ammonia ligase, with protein sequence MEDKIGKVIENIERCGTKFIRLQFVDIHGTPKNMAVPISKPEDIEDILKDGLLFDGSSVDGFVDINASDLIIKPDPDTFSTLPWRPEEKGVCRFICDIYWPDMTPFEGDPRYILKKALAKIEDKGYEYNVGPEPEFFIIGEDAEGHIVPHDNGIYFDVEPVDQGTDVRRELVLGLEELNFEVEVSHHEVGPGQHEIDFKFDHAMKTADAVITFKQAIKAIVDNLGYMVTFMPKPFFGVNGSGMHVHQSLFKNGKNIFYDPDGQDQLSEEARYFIGGLLKHSKALSAIVAPTVNSYKRLVPGYEAPCYIAYGLKNRSTLVRIPASRGNGTRVEFRCPDPSCNPYLAFAAMLESGMDGLNNKIDPGEATEIDVFGLDAAGLEREGIETLPSSLWEAYHALEQDDVVKSSLGDHVYKQFMDIKKKEWDDYRIQVFPYELEKYLMI encoded by the coding sequence ATGGAAGACAAAATAGGAAAGGTTATTGAAAACATTGAAAGATGCGGCACAAAATTTATTAGACTGCAGTTCGTGGACATACATGGAACTCCAAAAAACATGGCAGTCCCAATATCAAAACCAGAAGACATTGAAGACATACTCAAGGATGGATTACTGTTTGACGGTTCATCAGTAGATGGATTTGTTGACATAAATGCTAGTGACTTGATTATTAAACCAGACCCTGACACATTCTCCACACTACCATGGAGACCAGAAGAAAAGGGTGTATGCAGGTTTATATGCGATATCTACTGGCCAGATATGACTCCTTTTGAAGGAGACCCGAGGTACATTCTCAAAAAGGCTCTTGCAAAAATTGAAGACAAAGGTTACGAGTACAACGTTGGCCCAGAACCTGAATTTTTCATTATAGGTGAAGATGCAGAAGGTCATATAGTACCTCACGACAATGGTATCTACTTCGATGTTGAACCAGTTGACCAGGGAACTGATGTTAGAAGAGAACTAGTTTTAGGATTAGAGGAACTTAACTTTGAAGTTGAAGTAAGCCACCACGAAGTGGGACCAGGTCAGCACGAAATTGACTTCAAATTTGACCATGCTATGAAAACAGCAGATGCTGTCATAACCTTCAAACAGGCTATAAAAGCCATAGTAGACAACCTAGGTTACATGGTCACTTTCATGCCAAAACCATTCTTCGGTGTAAACGGAAGCGGTATGCACGTCCACCAGAGTTTATTCAAAAACGGAAAAAACATCTTCTACGACCCAGATGGACAAGATCAGTTATCTGAAGAAGCAAGATATTTCATAGGAGGATTACTCAAACACTCCAAAGCACTATCTGCAATTGTTGCACCTACTGTCAACTCCTACAAAAGGTTAGTACCAGGATACGAAGCACCATGCTACATAGCATACGGTCTTAAAAACAGGTCAACATTAGTCAGAATCCCAGCCTCCCGTGGAAACGGTACAAGGGTTGAATTCCGATGCCCAGACCCATCCTGTAACCCATACCTAGCATTTGCAGCAATGCTAGAATCTGGAATGGACGGTCTCAACAACAAAATCGATCCAGGTGAAGCAACAGAAATCGATGTGTTCGGATTAGATGCAGCAGGACTTGAAAGAGAAGGAATTGAAACACTACCATCCAGCCTCTGGGAAGCATACCATGCCCTAGAACAGGATGATGTTGTTAAATCATCCCTCGGTGACCATGTGTACAAACAGTTTATGGACATCAAGAAAAAAGAATGGGACGACTACAGGATACAGGTATTCCCATACGAACTCGAAAAGTACTTGATGATTTAA